From the Lathyrus oleraceus cultivar Zhongwan6 chromosome 3, CAAS_Psat_ZW6_1.0, whole genome shotgun sequence genome, the window GCGCAAAACTTAGGACAATTTCTGGGAGGAGCAGTCCTGAAGTTCCTGTCGACGTAGTGAAGGGAAAAAAGTTGTTGGGCAGAAATCACAGGTTCAGAAATGTGACTGGAAGGGAAAAGGGAAGAGTCTGTTCTGGTAATCTCTGGGTGTCAGTTTTTTGGGAGAGGACCTAAGAACGCTAAAGGTTCATCAGCCAAAGAAAGAGGAATTAATACCTGAGAACGCCAGATTTTTGCCTTCTCTTCTGCAAAAGGAGGCTCAGGAACATACTCCCTACCATCAATGTTGATAGGATGCGTGAGTTTAGCAGCAGAGGGTCTGTTGGAACTTGCCATGGAGAAAATGGAAGATTTTTCGTGTGGGAGAAGAAGAATTTTCACAAAGCGCAGGAGACAAGTAAATGCTGAAGCAAGAGGGagaaaaaagagaagaagaagaaagagtgAGGGTTTTATAGGGGTTAACCCTGAGCAGAGAAGAGTGAGCATTTGAGCTTCCATTTTCGACACGTATGCCCACATTCCCACGTTTGCAGACACATGGAGGAGAGAAGGCAGGCGTGATGACAAACACGTTCAGTCATAAAGACGTGAAATGATGGAGACGTGATCTTGTGCGTCTCGAGGGAAAAAGGAAACGTTCATCATGATTATATGACGTCATCCACGTGGGGTAACAGAGGTCCCACTAAGTAGAAGTGGAGGCAGTAAGAAAGTAAATCGACATTTCAAAGATGCCATCTTCTCACCAGCTTCGATAGTCGAAAATGGCAACTCTGtggggcattttgttaccacgaAAAATATCTAAAGAATGCTGAAAGCATAGGTAGTGATAAAGTCCTGTGAATTTGGGGATTGTATCCCATCAAGGGATGAAGAGGTGTTTGAGGCAAATAAGAGTGAGAAAAACACAAGTCAAGGGTTGAAGTCGACTGGAGAACGTCTTTGGTCGACAGGCCATTCTGTCGATTGAGGTGAAGTCTGAGATTTAAAGAATTTTTCTTTTAGGCCAAAGGCGTAGAAGACAGCGTCGTCCTAGCatctgggcgggagaaatttgaaatttaaatagCCAGCGGTTACTAGAAGAATAAAGAGCGCCAAAATCTGGAGCAGTTGGCAAGACGTGAGGGCAACGGTTTGGCAGATCGTGTGACATAACATCTGCTGATTTCTATGAGTTTTAGCTTATGAACAGTtcctttagtttagtataaatagaatGTCCCACGAGGGGCTCAGGGTGTTCATTTTGTACtgaaaatcacttgtaagaaaacttctcatttccagcgcgaggaagcaagagtttttgagagtgctatgtacgtgaatcaccacatttatttcaatgcaacttccttacttttcaattgttcccgttgaacattttatcttaatttcatttacttttgagttatcattttacgttgtcgtttacgctgtcgacactgattctattacgataatagagtttacCAAAATCGTTGTATACCTCTTTTGAATACTATAGcgctgtcggtcacgagtcacctataggtTGTAGCATGGTctaaaccgttcgtgtggaaaacCCTACGCTTGTTCGACCCTTTGTTAGGAGCCGTTCCTCAAGAAGTTATTCCGTCGAGTTGGACAAGCCTCACTTGCACTAGCATATttcctaggatcaactggtcgatcctgcaagtaacccttcgttttaaggcctagggaggaccagcggttgtttaccaatttccacagtaaacagTCACACATAAAGGCTGTAAGAAGAGTCATGGGATACTTAATAGGATCGATAAACTATGGAATTTCACTTCGACGAGACTCTGAAAGTAAAGAAGCTATGATTACTTATTATTCAGATGatgattggtgtggagataaaGAAGATCGAAGAAGCACAACTGGTTATTTCTTTTAAGTGTTTGGTGCCccaatctcatggtgctcgagaaagcaaCTTGTGGTGGCATTGTCTTCGTGTGAGACTGAATATATAACAGGATCTTATGTTGCGTGTCAAACAATTTGGATCATGTCTATGCTTGAAGAAATGGAGGTCTAAGTGAAGAAACATCTGGTGTTGCAGACCGACAACAAGTTAGCCACAAATCTTGCGAAGAAATTAATTTTGCATGGAAGGAGTAAGCACATCGAAGCTAGATTTCATTTCCTTAGGAAGAAGGTAAATTGAGGTGAACTTGAAGTGAGGCATTGCTCAAGTGAAGTAAAGTTGACCAACATTTTCACCAAAAGATTGAAGATTGACATATTCCTGAATTTGAAAAAGAAATTAGAAATAGTTTAGATCAACTATGATTAGCATATGTTCGACAACTTGGATTATAAGGAGGTATGTTGAGATATAAGATATAATCCAAATTGTGTGTAGCATAAGCCCAAAATtaattagggtttagggtttgTTACTTAGTAGTCAAGTAAATTTGTATGTAAATATATGCATATGTAAATTATTTTACAACACAATCATTCTTCAATGATAGAATTCTTATTttcatattctctctctctctttcttttctCTCCTCACAAAAGTGTCTCACGCTTTAATAAGGACAACAAAAGATCATCTAAACTAGAATGACATGGGGGGTATTTCTAAGAGAGTCACAATTCGACACTCCCTTAATCAATTATGTAACTTATGAATTTTGTTTTTCAAATTGAGTCAAAAGACGTCAATGAAACTCTCATTGACGAACATTGATATTTTTTTATACAAGATGAGTTAAATCAATTTGACATAAATAATATTTGAGACCTTGTTCTCAAAGTTTCATCTAATGTAGTGATTGGAACCATATGGATAATTCACAACAAACTTAACGAAAATGGAAATGTTTTAAGAAATAAAGTAAGACTTGTTGTGAAAGGGTACAATTAATAGGATGCTATAGATTTCAATGAGATTTATGCTCTCGTAACTAAATCATATATCATAAAGATGATTTTAGTTTTCTCATGCATTTTAAATTTTAAACTCTTCCAAATAAGTGTAAAATTGACATTTTTGAGTGGTTACATTACATCTAAGAGGAAGTTTGGAATATCTTCCTCATAGTTAATATTATAGTTAATAAATAAGTGATTGAGTCTCGTTAAATCAACTCAATAGACAATTGTGAAAGATATCAAATATAGGAGCATGCATTTTAATTTGCGATATCTCACTTCAATTTTAAATGTTAAAATTTTTGCAGACtatttgaaaagaaaaaaaacaagtAATTAACAAGTGAGGTCACAAATTAGAGTAACAGGTTCAATAATTATATCACAGATAGATTAATATTGTAAATACATTGCGTAAGTATTGATAAGATTGTTATTAGATTCAGATAAGGAAAATAGGAAGTATATATATATCTAGATATATCTATATAGATATATATAGAGAGAGCTATATCTAattagatatatatatatagtatatatatatatatatatatataatatctatatagagatatatatagatatctaatatatatactatatatagatatatagatataatataagagatatatatatattctatatatatatatatataatatactatatattatatctatatatatatatattatatatatagatatatagatatatatatataattaaatatataattaatatatatatatctatatatatatatatatatatattatataatatagataatatatatctatattatatattatatatatatattatatatataatatatctatatatatatatatatatatatatatatatatatatatatatatatatatataatatatatatatattattattatatatatataatataatatatattatatatatatctatatatatatagattcattactatacactgtcagtgtaaaaagttttatatatatagattaattactatacactgtcagtgtaaaaagttttacaccgtcgattcatcaccatcatccgtttgtattactttatagatttttaaaataaaagtcaaacttctttaAATATCCGACGTCTATaattaactgacggtgtaaaatccttttacactgtcagtgtatttcaattaaactcatatatatatatatatcaattcAAGTCAAAGTGACGTACATTCAATATACAATCTTTTGAAGGGCCATATGTAcactttttttttaaatataattgattttaattaaaatagaaaattcaATTTACAATAAAAACTGTGATTGATTTAACTACATGAATCAATCACATTGCACGTGATTAACATGGTGTTAGCACTTGTTTTTCGAACTGTTTACACTAATTCAAAAGTTACAACAATTCACAACCAGAAATTTGAGCAACGTATAGAATCAGGAAGGATAAGATTAAGGGCTTTGATGTTTTAAGAACAATGACGTTGTATTAAAAAAAAAGTTGGTCAGATCTAATTTGATCCTTAAAAAACAGTTATAGGATGAGTATTATCCCTATTTATAAACATATATTCAATTCAAATATTATCTGATGTGAAATTTTTAACACACTCTCTCATATCCAAGACTTGACATCTGGAACGTAGAAATAAATGGTACGTGACCCAATAACAGAAATCTGAATCTAAATATCATCTGATGTGAGACTCTTAACACACACTCTCATATCCAGGACTTGACATCTAGAACGTAGAAATAAATGGTATGTGACCCAATATTAGAAACCTCGTAGCATGTGGCCTATCATGTCTTAAGAAATATGATTGGTCTAACTCAATCCCATAAAATTGAACAAAACTCTACTATGTTAAGAAATATGATTGGTCTAACTCAACCCCATAAAATTGAATTGTAGGATGAAGATTACCCCActtataaataaattatattcAAATTATTATATTGTCCGATGTGAAACTCTTAACTCAACCAAAGATTCTAGCTCAACAATTATCACATCCATTTTGTCTGAACAATTATCACAGCCATTTTGTCTTAATGTGGGAATAGACTCAGTTGCAGATTCAAACAAACTAAAAAGATTGTATCTTTTACAACTGTAAGtagaagaaaagaaaataattttgaataaatatATACTAGAGTAATAATTTGTCACAAATTGAAACCATTTTCAATTGTTACCTACATAATTGActgaaattaaaattttaatttgaCCCAGGGTTGACAGTTTATTTATATTTTACGATTAAAAATGTCTAACATAAGAGTATTTGAATGTAAATTCATACACTTTAAACTTAATTTTCGCCAAAATTATATTGATTGAAACAAAACTATTTGTTTATACTGCAGTTAAATAGGTACATACAAAATTATTCAACCAACAATACTAATAGAACTAGAAAATTGGAAGTTTAATACTAATTGAGAAATGAGGATCAATCGCAGACCAATAGTGATAACAAGGGCCAATCCGTTGAGTTGCTTCCAGTAGTCCCTTACTCTGGAATTTGATTTTAACAGTGAAATTTTAACAAAACGTAAACATGTCTTTCTTCATTTGCTCGGGATAATTTGTCGTAATGGCCGCCTTACACCATTGCTTACAAAATGAACCATTGCAAACACAAGGAAACTAATAAATGTATGTTTTTCTTTCAGCTAGTCTCCTTGTATCAAAATAGCACCATAATAAGGCACTGTCATGGAATGACAAGGATCATAGGTGATGCGTCACTATCAACAACAAAAATAGCTAAACAAGGTATCTATTTGTTAACTAACAAAAAATAGTGGCTGAGAAGCCCAAGGCATGTGTTTGCTGTAACTTACAACAAAACCTCCTACTCATATTATATTGAGGACATAATGAGCGAAATAGCACGTATCATTAATGTACTCTAACCAAGAATTGTTTTTATACTTGTTTTTTGTTCCTCTGTTAGTGAGGTGGGGAACAAAACTTCAAATGTGACGTAAAGATCTCCTTTCTTCGTGCTCATATGCAATGGCATACCCTCTCCTTTGAACTTCCGTACTTGCTTTGGATTTGTGATTCCCTGAGGGATCAAAAGAAGTAAGTTAGTTGTGTGCCTCATGTGTCTGGTGAGGATGTGTGTTTTAATGTTTTTGGGGTTGAGGGGATCAACACCAATTAAGATCTGGAAAGGAGTTATTTCATGCTCACCTTTGCGCTAATGTCCACCAGATGTTCATCAAGGTGTTTAACTGTCTTCTCAAAACCAACAAGGGCTTGAACCTAAAGAAGATTAAGGTTATTAAACTTTAGGATGCTCAGAATTTTAGGATGCAAATATAAGAGAGCAGTTAATGGTTTGCATAATCAACAAATGTCACATTTCAACTCTGCCATGCTAGTTACTAGTAGTTGATACTTACTAGAATCGTGGTTAGATTACAACTTACAGACTTAGAATGTTATCCAAAATCCTAGATACAAATAAAATAATACTACGCTTATACTTACCAGAGTTATAGTGACGGTGGTGTGTAAGTCATTGCCTTCCCTTTTGAAAAGATCATGAGGTGCAGTACGGATACGAAACTGTTCAAATTAACATATGGATTTTCAGTAAACTGCAAACACAATAACATGCATACTAAATAATTACTActaataaaaatgaaaaacacTGCTACTAACCCTTAAATCTCCGGATTCTCCATCAATTATGGGCTCGCCGTCCTCATAAAATAGCACCTCCTGTAAAAGGACAAAATTTTACCTTAGCCAGCATTCAAGTCAATTTTCAATTTGGAAAAAACTGTACATTTTCATCAAGCTTCCATAAATCATCATGTGTACATATCATTCAAGAGTAATGCTATATAGTACGACATGTTATCTCACAAAATGGGACGACAGTAGAAAAACCTAGCCATACACAGGTAAGTATGGTAAATTATAGAATATATAATGGACAAATGGTAATAACAAGTTAACATTCGTCTGTTAAATTTGCCTTGCTTTCGTAACATTAAGCATTTGTTAACATGAGTGCATTTCGTCTGTTACATTTGCCTTGCTTACGTAACATTAAGCATTTGTCATCATTCAATTGCAATATAACCCTTGAACAAGGTTGATAAGAAAGACAGGAAACAGATCAAGGGTACAGAAAATGGTGAGGCATGTTCAACTGGTTTTGGTTTTCACTCCTCTACATTGTTTGGAAATCGGAACTGAAGTTAAACCAAGGATCTATTTTCAACAATCTAATATTTGCATAAGCTAATTTTCAGTATAACCAGGCACGCCCTTAAAATTGAAACTTGATCAACCAAGTCTTGCAACATTGACAATAAATATGTTGCCCATTTGATAGAATTATTTGCAAGCATCAAACGATATGACAATGTATTATTGTGAATCAAGTCAAATGACAAACTATTTAAATCTAGATCTTTGAAATCTTAAAAAATCCAACTACATATTTTTAATTCTCAAATATATTCCATGATGACTCTCACAATCTTGTTTCATTCAAGTAGCTGAAGCCACCAACTATTTAAAGGCTGTGCTTCATGCTTAACCAAACTAGAATAATTTCTTCAACTTTTACTACAGCTCTAAGATCCTTGAACATTAACACTCAAAAATGACGATAAAATGCATCTATTGATCAACTTAGAAAACCTAATATCAATAAAAGGTTCAAAGTCAATATATGTATAAGATGGGCTTATTTGGTCTGAACCAAAATACGTTGATCCAACAAGGAGAAACCCTCCAATAAAAGCTAGATATCAAGAGGAAAAACAAGGTCACTTAAGTACTCCACCAAGGCAGTACTACATCATATCTAAGTCCCTATCGTAGCACTATTTTTAAGAGCACGGCTGCACTATACAACGCTACATTCAGTTTTTCCGATCAACAGTATATATGTAGTCTTTTCTAAGACATGAGCAACCTACCCAGATACCATTTGATAAACAGTTGGAGAAGCTCCCTTAAAAGCTGGCTATCATAGGGGAGAAACCAATATATTTAAGTACTCCACCGTGCATCTCATACTACTTGACATGGACTTATGCATATTGTCTTTATAATTTATGTCCACATGATTAGACATGCTTCTAAGTGTAGATCTTAAAAGAAAATGGGCAGTGAAACATGATATTATGCATAGTTATGTAATGCACTAAAGCGTATGTACAAACTTTAAATGTTTACCTGGCCATCTTGCATGCCTTTCTCAATATCTACTGTGACGAAATATCCCTCCCTTACATATTTCACATTAGCACATTGGTCACAAACCTGGATAGATAGATATCAGAAATAGAAGTGTAAAGTTTCGTAGATGTCAAGAagaatattaaaaataaactttCACACCACAATCCACTCCGACACAAAGAAAAAGATATTGTCGGTATGACTATATAAAGTAAACATTTCCATAATCATAGAATAAAATGTCATGAAACTTTGACACTAGAAATCAGTGTGTTTGCAGTATTAAATATACACCCTAAAATATGGACAAAATTAAACAGAAACATTTTTTCTTCAACATCCTCTGTGATGCTTTTACCTGCTCTGTCATCTGTTGAAACATCCCAGGCCCAATTTGCCTGTGATAAACCTCATTTCTGCAGTTACAGCGTCTTTTCCCAGGTGCTGGCTTTACAACATTTTTCTCCCTCCAGACCTGATAATTACAATACAATGATCACAAAGAAACAATCAACAAATGACTTACAAATTCTACATTTCAAGTCATAAGACTAATAACCACTTATAGTTTACAACTACGCCATGATAATGCCTAAATAGTGGCTACAGACTACAGTGTTTCCTCAATGCAAATATGTAACTATAGAATACAAATTAAAGCATCTGAAATTGACTGAAAGGGGGAAAAAGAACAGCCTCCAGGAATACATGATGTCATATGTGTGTGGAATGTGTTATATTTGTATTTAGATGGATGAGACCCAGGTTGATGTAAGTTCTGCATCTCAGCCCCCCCTAAAGCAGTTCTTCTAAGTCGCTTTAATTTTATTTCTAATTTTCTATTGGCTTAAGTAGCTAAATGAAAATGAGTTTTCCGTTATCATGTATCACATGAAAATCAGTGTGATAGTCTTGAATCTATCCAATGCACATTTgtatattatttaaataaaatgTTGCAGAAATTTAGAAATAGCATGATAGTACAGCACAAAGACATTGCACATTGGTAAAAATATAGATTTATTGCTACAACTCAGCATGGCTAGATAAAATGTGACCTCACCTTTAATGAACCACCCATGTACAAATCTTCGAGGGTTGCGTCCAAATCAACAATAACATCATCACCTTTCACAATTTTCTCTTCTTCCTCCATTGATCCCCCACCAAAGAAACTGAAAGACACATTCATATATCAGTGTCATTAATAAAAGCAAGTTCAAAGTTGGGTCCCACATTATAAGTTAAACATATAAATAAAAATACACATCAACATAACAGTCCAACTACACAAGGCAGCATAGTCTTTGCTCGCAAATCAATGGCTAAATTGAAACATGTAGCATCATAAATATTGATGTTGACACGAGGAAATCAATGAATTAATAAAACCATATGAAGGTTCTGATTAGAGTATGCTAGTATGTATAAGAACGTTAAACCTATATAGCCTTCTATAATTGTTTCTCTTGTCCATAAACATGTATTATGTGATTTTTTGTTTCCATATACCAATGTAAGTAAGAAAAAGGTCAAGTGAAGATATAGTAATTACTCCGACAATACATATCTTAAATATAATCGCGATAAGTGATAGGATAATTACTAATGTAGCAAAACCTAAGGTGATGAATCTTACGAGTTAAAAATATCCTGCATGTTCATCCCACCACCTCTTCCTCCACCAGCAGCATGCTGCTTCAAACCCTCTTCACCGTACTTATCATAAATATTTCTCTTCTCGCTATCCGATAATACTTCATATGCTGACAGAGGCAAAAAATGAAAAGCAACCATTAATAACCAAAATAAAGGACAACATAAATTGACTTATTTGAACTAATCTACCTACATACACATTTGTGAGACTATTTTGGAAAGCTTATACAAACCACTTATGACATAATCATAAGCCCTCAAAGATAGCTTCTGAAAATAGTTTATAGCATATAAAAAAATCAGCCTCACTTAATTTTATGTTTTGTTTATAGAAATAAGTTATACATAACCACGTTTATCTTATAATAATTATAATCACCTAGTTAAATTAAGTTGTTTATCC encodes:
- the LOC127132627 gene encoding dnaJ protein ERDJ3B gives rise to the protein MAHRRAKLLFLLCALCYYLNAFAAKSYYDILQVSKGAGDDQIKRAYRKLALKYHPDKNQGNEEANKKFAEINNAYEVLSDSEKRNIYDKYGEEGLKQHAAGGGRGGGMNMQDIFNSFFGGGSMEEEEKIVKGDDVIVDLDATLEDLYMGGSLKVWREKNVVKPAPGKRRCNCRNEVYHRQIGPGMFQQMTEQVCDQCANVKYVREGYFVTVDIEKGMQDGQEVLFYEDGEPIIDGESGDLRFRIRTAPHDLFKREGNDLHTTVTITLVQALVGFEKTVKHLDEHLVDISAKGITNPKQVRKFKGEGMPLHMSTKKGDLYVTFEVLFPTSLTEEQKTSIKTILG